In Aeromicrobium marinum DSM 15272, one genomic interval encodes:
- the ychF gene encoding redox-regulated ATPase YchF has product MALSIGIVGLPNAGKSTLFNALTKNDVLAANYPFATIEPNVGVVGVPDSRLAALAEIFGSEKILPATVQFVDIAGIVRGASEGEGMGNKFLSHIRESDAICQVTRVFRDEDVTHVDGDVNPANDIETISIELVLADLQTVDNALPRLDKESRKDKSLVPVLDEVTKAKAALEAGDGVLNAGLDLALLRDLHLMTSKRFIYVFNCDAEELNDDELKGRMRDLVAPAEAIFLDARAEAELVELGDDEDAEQMRAEMLADMGVEEPGLDALARVGFDTLGLQTYLTAGPKESRAWTIPKGATAPQAAGVIHTDFERGFIKAEIVSFDDLVEAGSMAAAKSVGKVRMEGKDYVMADGDVVEFRFNV; this is encoded by the coding sequence CGACGTGCTCGCGGCGAACTACCCGTTCGCGACGATCGAGCCGAACGTGGGCGTGGTGGGGGTGCCCGACTCGCGGTTGGCCGCGCTCGCCGAGATCTTCGGGTCCGAGAAGATCCTGCCCGCCACGGTGCAGTTCGTCGACATCGCCGGCATCGTCCGGGGCGCGTCCGAGGGCGAGGGGATGGGCAACAAGTTCCTGTCGCACATCCGCGAGTCCGACGCGATCTGCCAGGTGACGCGGGTGTTCCGCGACGAGGACGTGACCCACGTCGACGGCGACGTCAACCCGGCCAACGACATCGAGACGATCTCGATCGAGCTGGTGCTGGCCGACCTGCAGACGGTCGACAACGCGCTGCCCCGGCTGGACAAGGAGTCCCGCAAGGACAAGTCGCTCGTGCCGGTGCTCGACGAGGTCACGAAGGCCAAGGCCGCGCTCGAGGCCGGCGACGGAGTGCTGAACGCCGGGCTCGACCTGGCCCTGCTGCGCGACCTGCACCTGATGACCTCCAAGCGGTTCATCTACGTGTTCAACTGCGACGCCGAGGAGCTGAACGACGACGAGCTCAAGGGCCGTATGCGCGACCTGGTGGCCCCGGCCGAGGCGATCTTCCTCGACGCCCGCGCCGAGGCCGAGCTGGTCGAGCTGGGCGACGACGAGGACGCCGAGCAGATGCGCGCCGAGATGCTGGCCGACATGGGGGTCGAGGAGCCGGGCCTGGACGCGCTCGCCCGGGTCGGGTTCGACACCCTGGGCCTGCAGACGTACCTCACGGCCGGCCCCAAGGAGTCGCGGGCGTGGACCATCCCGAAGGGCGCCACCGCCCCCCAGGCCGCCGGTGTCATCCACACCGACTTCGAGCGCGGCTTCATCAAGGCCGAGATCGTGTCGTTCGACGACCTGGTCGAGGCGGGATCCATGGCGGCCGCCAAGAGCGTCGGCAAGGTGCGCATGGAGGGCAAGGACTACGTGATGGCCGACGGCGACGTGGTGGAGTTCCGCTTCAACGTGTAG